A section of the Metabacillus endolithicus genome encodes:
- a CDS encoding Hsp20/alpha crystallin family protein: MRKKNELNRNNKNEQPLEQLDFFQIVDHFFRSEPLRQFMNEFDSMFEGAFPHNAIHVNTYETDNKCVIDLKIPPVKKEQIKLELYDQYLTISVTNREEIKEYNEHASTFRNYTSLDSLSKTILLPYPVKEHEIKTTYKNGSLLVTIPKKTKQILIEDDTK, from the coding sequence CAGCCTCTAGAACAGCTGGATTTTTTCCAAATTGTTGATCATTTTTTTCGATCAGAGCCATTAAGGCAATTTATGAATGAGTTTGATTCTATGTTTGAGGGAGCTTTTCCGCATAATGCTATCCACGTAAACACTTATGAAACAGACAATAAATGTGTTATTGATTTAAAAATTCCTCCTGTCAAAAAGGAACAGATAAAACTTGAGCTTTATGATCAATATTTAACAATTTCTGTTACAAATCGTGAGGAAATTAAAGAATATAATGAACATGCTTCAACATTTAGAAATTATACATCGTTAGATAGCCTGTCAAAAACGATTCTCCTACCATATCCTGTTAAAGAACATGAAATAAAAACTACCTATAAAAATGGTTCATTACTTGTTACAATTCCTAAGAAAACAAAGCAAATTTTAATAGAAGATGATACAAAATAA
- a CDS encoding sigma-G-dependent sporulation-specific acid-soluble spore protein CsgA: protein MDFTLGYLREALSNYDRSSVCHRIYQKLEKGSYESEKDFVLTLEDDEVQFLNNILPDEIKYAFDEQDFIRGNQLNEVYEQLI, encoded by the coding sequence ATGGATTTTACTTTAGGATATTTGCGAGAAGCTTTATCGAACTATGACAGAAGTTCAGTATGTCATAGAATTTATCAAAAGTTGGAAAAAGGTTCGTATGAGAGTGAAAAGGACTTCGTATTAACACTTGAAGATGATGAAGTTCAATTTCTAAATAACATCTTACCTGATGAAATAAAATATGCCTTTGACGAACAAGACTTTATACGCGGAAATCAATTAAACGAGGTTTATGAACAGTTAATATAG